In a single window of the Zea mays cultivar B73 chromosome 5, Zm-B73-REFERENCE-NAM-5.0, whole genome shotgun sequence genome:
- the LOC100191236 gene encoding uncharacterized LOC100191236 has translation MGKGAELWDDSALVDAFDRAMFSMKEMHCKSKRATPSEDGKTELAAATAEEEPITAGAADVCGEEDANCDSTHCDLSELQQQPYEDRQTIEHAPLQETDPGKETHVSEAKTLSTDASTNAGGNWSSSQQTGQYNELLRQYYELEEKSRNILEQLQQTNYSNYQASGYASTAQQQQVPVYSATVPDPYSSTTQSSCCNWNVPLVSVSCCSAGQPSGGSACTPPTAGCSVSLTCDQCPGATTAYPSVSNFMQVPTMVSTNDDQVDKAAMMTAEAAFNFMRSTISGQPSTQGSKSDTGKEESTNMGMNPNLDSDLAALLNSWYAAGFYTCRYLMLQSTKNSRP, from the exons ATGGGCAAGGGCGCCGAACTGTGGGACGACTCCGCGCTGGTGGACGCCTTCGACCGCGCCATGTTCAGCATGAAA GAAATGCATTGCAAGAGCAAGCGAGCAACGCCAAGCGAGGATGGGAAGACCGAACTTGCTGCTGCTACTGCAGAAGAGGAGCCAATTACTGCTGGAGCAGCGGATGT GTGCGGAGAGGAAGATGCCAACTGTGACAGCACACACTGTGATCTGTCAGAGTTACAACAACAGCCCTATGAAGACAGACAGACaattgagcatgctcctcttcaagaAACTGATCCAGGCAAAGAGACACATGTTTCAGAGGCTAAGACGCTCTCCACCGATGCTTCTACTAATGCTGGTGGAAATTGGAGCTCAAGCCAGCAAACTGGGCAGTACAATGAATTGCTGAGACAATACTATGAACTTGAGGAGAAGAGTCGGAACATTCTTGAGCAACTCCAACAAACAAACTATTCAAATTATCAAGCATCAGGATATGCTTCTACGGCCCAACAGCAGCAAGTTCCTGTCTATAGTGCCACAGTACCAGATCCTTACTCTTCCACCACTCAATCCTCATGCTGCAATTGGAACGTTCCCCTGGTATCTGTCTCCTGCTGTTCAGCAGGCCAACCAAGTGGAGGCTCTGCTTGTACGCCACCTACTGCTGGCTGCAGCGTATCATTGACTT GTGATCAATGCCCAGGTGCAACTACTGCATACCCTAGTGTTTCAAACTTCATGCAGGTCCCAACGATGGTATCTACCAATGATGATCAAGTTGATAAGGCTGCAATGAtgactgctgaagctgccttTAATTTTATGAGAAGTACGATATCTGGACAGCCTAGCACACAAG GAAGCAAATCTGATACTGGAAAGGAGGAAAGCACAAATATGGGCATGAACCCAAATCTTGACAGTGATCTTGCTGCTCTCTTAAATTCATGGTATGCTGCTGGGTTCTACACTTGCAG GTACCTCATGCTGCAATCTACAAAGAATTCCAGACCGTAG
- the LOC100282255 gene encoding TOM1-like protein 1 codes for MSDNLMDKVSAFGERLKITGTEVSKKMTAGMSSMSFKMKELFQGQTPADKIVEGATSEDLDGPDWNSNLEICDMINTEKVDSVELIRGIKKRIMLKDARVQYLSLVLLETIVKNCDKAFSEVAAERVLDEMVRLIDDPQTVVNNRNKALMLIEAWGESGDELRYLPVYEETYKSLKSRGVRFPGRDNESLAPIFTPARSVAEADVDASLPQQVFEDVHVHTYTAEETKEAFDVARNSVELLSTVLSSSPEQDALQDDLTTTLVQQCYQSQHTIQMIIETVGDNEAVLFEALSVNDEIQKVLSKYEEMKQPRASEHAEHVPVVIPIAAEHEDLNAVGNEDALVRKPAAARATSGGDDDILDDLDEMIFGKKGGSSSQEGPKKPDPKKDDLISF; via the exons ATGAGTGACAACCTGATGGACAAGGTTAGCGCCTTTGGTGAGCGCTTGAAGATCACCGGGACAGAAGTCAGCAAAAAGATGACTGCCGGAATGAGCTCCATGAGTTTCAAGATGAAGGAGTTGTTCCAGGGGCAGACTCCAGCTGACAAGATTGTTGAGGGTGCCACCTCAGAGGATCTGGACGGGCCTGACTGGAACTCAAACTTGGAGATTTGCGACATGATCAACACAGAGAAGGTTGACAGTGTGGAACTCATCCGTGGGATCAAGAAGAGGATCATGCTGAAGGATGCGAGGGTCCAGTACCTCTCCTTGGTCCTGCTTGAGACCATTGTCAAGAACTGTGACAAGGCCTTCTCGGAAGTTGCGGCCGAGCGGGTTCTTGATGAGATGGTCAGGTTGATTGATGATCCTCAAACCGTGGTTAATAACAGGAACAAGGCCCTTATGCTCATTGAAGCATGGGGGGAGTCTGGTGATGAACTCCGTTATCTGCCAGTCTATGAGGAAACATACAAG AGCTTGAAATCAAGAGGAGTGCGGTTTCCTGGACGTGACAATGAGAGCTTGGCTCCTATATTTACTCCCGCGCGATCAGTTGCTGAAGCTGATGTTGATGCAAGCTTGCCCCAGCAGGTGTTCGAGGACGTCCATGTTCATACATATACTGCTGAAGAAACAAAAGAAGCATTTGATGTAGCTCGTAACAGCGTAGAACTTCTTTCAACTGTTCTTTCCTCTTCTCCTGAGCAGGATGCTTTGCAG GATGACTTGACAACCACTCTTGTGCAACAATGCTACCAATCTCAGCACACTATCCAGATGATTATTGAGACCGTTGGAGACAATGAAGCTGTGCTCTTTGAGGCCTTGAGCGTGAACGATGAGATCCAGAAAGTATTATCGAAGTACGAGGAGATGAAGCAGCCCAGGGCCTCCGAGCATGCAGAACATGTACCAGTTGTCATACCGATTGCTGCGGAGCATGAAGATTTGAATGCTGTTGGCAATGAAGACGCCCTTGTCAGAAAACCAGCTGCCGCGAGAGCAACGTCAGGTGGAGATGATGACATCCTTGATGATCTCGACGAGATGATATTTGGCAAGAAGGGAGGTAGCAGCTCCCAGGAAGGTCCGAAAAAGCCAGATCCGAAGAAGGATGACCTGATCAGCTTTTAA
- the LOC103627584 gene encoding pentatricopeptide repeat-containing protein At1g31920 isoform X1: MVGGLVLSQAQTHQAATPRTAAPAPAPAQALEKRPRDQAQPCGTVAAAAAVSVSAPSLDEVRKVHARHIKLGLDRCPRYARPLLAACAVSGWPGGMELAASIFESLVEPEAFDYNTLMRGHVSGGGGDRDPAAALRLYIDGLEAGVSPDSYTFPFVLKACAQLAALQEGRQQLQAHIVKLGFQHDEHVQNSLISFYGKCGAPAMARLAFDRVEAEERTTVSWSALLAAYTKAGLWGECLASFGSMMLDGWRPDESSMVSALSACAHLGSFDAGRSVHCALLRNTARLNTIMLTSLLDMYAKCGSIEKAAAAFDAMDDKSAWAYSAMLSGLALHGDGRKALQVFDAMVREGHAPDAAAYVGVLNACSRAGLLEDGLRCFDRMRLEHKVAPNALHYGCMVDLMARAGRLDDARALIGTMPTGPTDTAWRSLLNACRIHGDLDLAWHALQELRRLGAANAGDYVIVADMHARAKNWTAAAALRTEAVDSGLAQSLGFSAVEVRGELHRFVSQDMAHPRTRDIYEMLHQMEWQLRFDGYKPDTSEVALDAGEEEKGRVVAAHSQKLAMAFGLLSTPEGAPVRVVTNLRMSKECHAYSALISEIFGRDIVIRDRNRLHRFSRPQVEPPPSSPTRTKPRRNQGDAIDELSDAGAVAKAPALRREMEGVAI, from the exons ATGGTAGGAGGTCTAGTTCTGTCCCAGGCGCAGACGCACCAGGCCGCCACGCCAAGAACCGCCgcaccggcgccggcgccggctcaGGCGTTGGAGAAGAGGCCGAGGGACCAGGCGCAGCCATGCGGCACAGTGGCGGCGGCTGCGGCCGTCTCGGTCTCGGCGCCGAGTTTGGACGAGGTCAGGAAGGTGCACGCGCGGCACATCAAGCTGGGCCTCGACCGGTGCCCGCGGTATGCGCGGCCGCTGCTCGCGGCGTGCGCGGTCTCGGGCTGGCCGGGCGGCATGGAGCTCGCGGCGTCCATCTTCGAGTCGCTCGTCGAGCCGGAGGCCTTCGATTACAACACCCTGATGCGCGGCCACGTCAGCGGCGGCGGTGGCGACCGCGATCCGGCGGCCGCGCTGCGCCTGTACATTGACGGGCTGGAGGCGGGCGTCAGCCCTGACAGCTACACGTTCCCGTTCGTGCTCAAGGCGTGCGCGCAGTTGGCGGCATTGCAAGAAGGGAGGCAG CAGTTGCAGGCGCACATCGTGAAGCTCGGGTTCCAGCACGACGAGCACGTGCAGAACAGCCTGATCAGCTTCTACGGCAAGTGCGGCGCGCCGGCGATGGCTCGTCTGGCGTTTGACCGGGTGGAGGCCGAGGAGCGAACGACGGTTTCCTGGAGCGCACTCCTCGCGGCGTACACGAAGGCAGGGCTGTGGGGCGAATGTCTCGCGTCGTTCGGCTCGATGATGCTCGATGGGTGGAGGCCCGACGAGAGCTCCATGGTCAGCGCGCTCTCGGCGTGCGCGCACCTAGGATCCTTCGACGCCgggcggagcgtccactgcgcgCTGCTGAGGAACACCGCGAGGCTGAACACCATCATGCTGACGTCCCTGCTGGACATGTACGCCAAGTGCGGCAGCATCGAGAAGGCCGCGGCGGCGTTCGACGCGATGGATGACAAGAGCGCGTGGGCGTACAGCGCCATGCTATCCGGCCTGGCGCTGCACGGGGACGGGCGGAAGGCGCTGCAGGTGTTCGACGCGATGGTCCGGGAGGGCCACGCGCCCGACGCGGCCGCGTACGTCGGCGTGCTGAACGCCTGCAGCCGCGCCGGGCTGCTCGAGGACGGCCTGAGGTGCTTCGACCGCATGCGGCTGGAGCACAAGGTCGCGCCCAACGCGCTGCACTACGGCTGCATGGTGGACCTGATGGCCCGCGCCGGGAGGCTGGACGACGCGCGCGCGCTCATCGGGACCATGCCCACGGGGCCGACGGACACGGCCTGGCGAAGCCTGCTGAACGCGTGCCGGATCCACGGCGACCTGGATCTCGCCTGGCACGCCCTTCAGGAGCTCAGGCGCCTCGGCGCCGCCAACGCCGGCGACTACGTTATCGTCGCGGACATGCACGCCAGGGCCAAGAATTGGACCGCTGCCGCCGCGCTCCGGACAGAGGCGGTGGACTCGGGCCTCGCGCAGTCCCTCGGGTTCAGCGCCGTGGAGGTGCGCGGGGAGCTGCACCGGTTCGTGTCGCAGGACATGGCGCACCCGCGGACGCGCGACATCTACGAGATGCTCCACCAGATGGAGTGGCAGCTGCGGTTCGATGGCTACAAACCTGACACGTCGGAGGTGGCGCTGGACGCGGGCGAAGAGGAGAAGGGGCGCGTGGTCGCGGCGCACAGCCAGAAGCTGGCCATGGCGTTCGGCCTGCTCAGCACGCCGGAGGGGGCGCCGGTGAGGGTCGTGACCAACCTCCGGATGAGCAAGGAATGCCACGCGTACAGCGCCCTGATCTCGGAGATCTTCGGGCGGGACATCGTCATCAGGGACAGGAACCGGCTCCACCGGTTCAG TAGGCCTCAGGTCGAACCACCACCAAGCAGCCCAACCCGGACGAAACCAAGGCGAAACCAAGGCGACGCCATCGACGAGCTCAGCGACGCCGGCGCCGTAGCGAAAGCACCCGCGCTTCGTCGAG AAATGGAAGGTGTTGCTATCTGA
- the LOC103627584 gene encoding pentatricopeptide repeat-containing protein At1g31920 isoform X2 has protein sequence MVGGLVLSQAQTHQAATPRTAAPAPAPAQALEKRPRDQAQPCGTVAAAAAVSVSAPSLDEVRKVHARHIKLGLDRCPRYARPLLAACAVSGWPGGMELAASIFESLVEPEAFDYNTLMRGHVSGGGGDRDPAAALRLYIDGLEAGVSPDSYTFPFVLKACAQLAALQEGRQLQAHIVKLGFQHDEHVQNSLISFYGKCGAPAMARLAFDRVEAEERTTVSWSALLAAYTKAGLWGECLASFGSMMLDGWRPDESSMVSALSACAHLGSFDAGRSVHCALLRNTARLNTIMLTSLLDMYAKCGSIEKAAAAFDAMDDKSAWAYSAMLSGLALHGDGRKALQVFDAMVREGHAPDAAAYVGVLNACSRAGLLEDGLRCFDRMRLEHKVAPNALHYGCMVDLMARAGRLDDARALIGTMPTGPTDTAWRSLLNACRIHGDLDLAWHALQELRRLGAANAGDYVIVADMHARAKNWTAAAALRTEAVDSGLAQSLGFSAVEVRGELHRFVSQDMAHPRTRDIYEMLHQMEWQLRFDGYKPDTSEVALDAGEEEKGRVVAAHSQKLAMAFGLLSTPEGAPVRVVTNLRMSKECHAYSALISEIFGRDIVIRDRNRLHRFSRPQVEPPPSSPTRTKPRRNQGDAIDELSDAGAVAKAPALRREMEGVAI, from the exons ATGGTAGGAGGTCTAGTTCTGTCCCAGGCGCAGACGCACCAGGCCGCCACGCCAAGAACCGCCgcaccggcgccggcgccggctcaGGCGTTGGAGAAGAGGCCGAGGGACCAGGCGCAGCCATGCGGCACAGTGGCGGCGGCTGCGGCCGTCTCGGTCTCGGCGCCGAGTTTGGACGAGGTCAGGAAGGTGCACGCGCGGCACATCAAGCTGGGCCTCGACCGGTGCCCGCGGTATGCGCGGCCGCTGCTCGCGGCGTGCGCGGTCTCGGGCTGGCCGGGCGGCATGGAGCTCGCGGCGTCCATCTTCGAGTCGCTCGTCGAGCCGGAGGCCTTCGATTACAACACCCTGATGCGCGGCCACGTCAGCGGCGGCGGTGGCGACCGCGATCCGGCGGCCGCGCTGCGCCTGTACATTGACGGGCTGGAGGCGGGCGTCAGCCCTGACAGCTACACGTTCCCGTTCGTGCTCAAGGCGTGCGCGCAGTTGGCGGCATTGCAAGAAGGGAGGCAG TTGCAGGCGCACATCGTGAAGCTCGGGTTCCAGCACGACGAGCACGTGCAGAACAGCCTGATCAGCTTCTACGGCAAGTGCGGCGCGCCGGCGATGGCTCGTCTGGCGTTTGACCGGGTGGAGGCCGAGGAGCGAACGACGGTTTCCTGGAGCGCACTCCTCGCGGCGTACACGAAGGCAGGGCTGTGGGGCGAATGTCTCGCGTCGTTCGGCTCGATGATGCTCGATGGGTGGAGGCCCGACGAGAGCTCCATGGTCAGCGCGCTCTCGGCGTGCGCGCACCTAGGATCCTTCGACGCCgggcggagcgtccactgcgcgCTGCTGAGGAACACCGCGAGGCTGAACACCATCATGCTGACGTCCCTGCTGGACATGTACGCCAAGTGCGGCAGCATCGAGAAGGCCGCGGCGGCGTTCGACGCGATGGATGACAAGAGCGCGTGGGCGTACAGCGCCATGCTATCCGGCCTGGCGCTGCACGGGGACGGGCGGAAGGCGCTGCAGGTGTTCGACGCGATGGTCCGGGAGGGCCACGCGCCCGACGCGGCCGCGTACGTCGGCGTGCTGAACGCCTGCAGCCGCGCCGGGCTGCTCGAGGACGGCCTGAGGTGCTTCGACCGCATGCGGCTGGAGCACAAGGTCGCGCCCAACGCGCTGCACTACGGCTGCATGGTGGACCTGATGGCCCGCGCCGGGAGGCTGGACGACGCGCGCGCGCTCATCGGGACCATGCCCACGGGGCCGACGGACACGGCCTGGCGAAGCCTGCTGAACGCGTGCCGGATCCACGGCGACCTGGATCTCGCCTGGCACGCCCTTCAGGAGCTCAGGCGCCTCGGCGCCGCCAACGCCGGCGACTACGTTATCGTCGCGGACATGCACGCCAGGGCCAAGAATTGGACCGCTGCCGCCGCGCTCCGGACAGAGGCGGTGGACTCGGGCCTCGCGCAGTCCCTCGGGTTCAGCGCCGTGGAGGTGCGCGGGGAGCTGCACCGGTTCGTGTCGCAGGACATGGCGCACCCGCGGACGCGCGACATCTACGAGATGCTCCACCAGATGGAGTGGCAGCTGCGGTTCGATGGCTACAAACCTGACACGTCGGAGGTGGCGCTGGACGCGGGCGAAGAGGAGAAGGGGCGCGTGGTCGCGGCGCACAGCCAGAAGCTGGCCATGGCGTTCGGCCTGCTCAGCACGCCGGAGGGGGCGCCGGTGAGGGTCGTGACCAACCTCCGGATGAGCAAGGAATGCCACGCGTACAGCGCCCTGATCTCGGAGATCTTCGGGCGGGACATCGTCATCAGGGACAGGAACCGGCTCCACCGGTTCAG TAGGCCTCAGGTCGAACCACCACCAAGCAGCCCAACCCGGACGAAACCAAGGCGAAACCAAGGCGACGCCATCGACGAGCTCAGCGACGCCGGCGCCGTAGCGAAAGCACCCGCGCTTCGTCGAG AAATGGAAGGTGTTGCTATCTGA
- the LOC109939994 gene encoding uncharacterized protein encodes MEFGPEDDKVDDDLDFTFSRVRMMAKPKTDIGHSCKDAQHGLTISKMEVGSTTRDGRLEVGKEKQGCLGLSLAQVFRHSWRPINPKWLWVPRSNILSGKGYQARPEEVRRLGQRARRIKRVETPTPFVRSFSQVVKEGRMAWRRESGGNSWKRPPKDWMEEDDLLDSEFSREEDLRSKLQRAPGEHTEQDQQDMGHHRQGSFTGNKIPRRGGFWRGRGNFVPARGGFGGFRSVDRNETGGRGSKNQENRDREQGSQPCSERGRPSGFGVGMQQGRDSKIQEGLVKEIRCFRCSQSGHHQADCPNDPLCYKCKESGHMAAECQNNKKLRLFGFGIPEQGFFGFDIPEKKVQVNMLNAVIHILEGEPTEEKLDRELKNLVQANWDFRVRRMDKHDFSASFPDKSSLESYAKLSSLELPLYSYRVQVTKANSDLMASSVLQCVWIKIYNLPDIAREEGIIREVASLVGKPVVVDELSIIKEGPVRVKVDCRDPSRIKGFIEVFFNKVGYELKIVAEGVRTRSPYLSGTSGSGKQDDKDQDKDRNRPGRNDEKKGGKFERKGKELEKNQDCSFGESQEDMEEDAGVEGTLQEIYDEIPIAAFHPTKGFFSSDLKKVEDHTDTVNSFEVLMLNKEIEQKIFSDSQLSDVLDNEGSVDDRAKVAPEKSQIEMMKQRVDDQTFCSNKEINTITNSRVNRNSIGLVGMNHFGGRINLQLANQEKRDQDLKLMLDDFPTEDNEEDWHGNIMEQVELYHTEEDGEQEWEKALSKKGKKKSRRNFPVIATRASSRIARDGIPILEKTTKRAREKNQLQGTSRPNPFLILNNESNENLSTVMKDICIVLENYDNQIDLFKAEERVRATIAEANYNKYVDKINSKNAPQTKEDLQELAMEAITNKERLEAPLISQEGPEGLNLRKIKRKGDLRNSLKKDK; translated from the coding sequence ATGGAGTTTGGGCCTGAAGATGACAAGGTTGATGACGATTTGGATTTCACATTCTCAAGGGTGAGAATGATGGCAAAGCCAAAAACTGATATAGGCCATTCATGCAAGGATGCTCAACATGGCCTAACGATTTCCAAGATGGAAGTCGGTTCTACCACCAGGGATGGTCGTTTGGAAGTTGGGAAGGAGAAGCAAGGTTGTTTGGGCCTCTCCCTGGCCCAGGTGTTCAGACATTCCTGGAGGCCCATTAACCCGAAATGGTTATGGGTGCCCAGGTCCAACATTCTCTCAGGTAAAGGATACCAGGCAAGACCAGAAGAGGTTCGCCGGCTAGGGCAAAGGGCTAGACGTATCAAGAGAGTTGAGACACCGACGCCATTTGTGCGATCCTTTTCTCAGGTGGTTAAAGAGGGAAGGATGGCGTGGAGAAGAGAATCAGGGGGAAATAGCTGGAAGCGACCCCCAAAGGATTGGATGGAAGAGGATGACTTACTGGATTCGGAGTTCAGCAGGGAGGAAGACCTACGATCCAAGCTCCAGAGGGCCCCAGGGGAACACACTGAGCAGGATCAGCAAGATATGGGGCATCATCGTCAAGGAAGCTTTACAGGTAACAAAATTCCTCGGAGGGGTGGTTTCTGGAGAGGGCGTGGGAATTTTGTGCCAGCCAGGGGTGGCTTTGGGGGTTTTCGCTCTGTTGATAGGAATGAGACAGGGGGTAGGGGAAGCAAAAACCAAGAAAATCGTGATAGGGAACAAGGCTCTCAGCCATGTTCAGAGAGGGGAAGACCTTCTGGTTTTGGAGTTGGCATGCAGCAGGGCAGGGATTCTAAAATCCAGGAAGGTCTGGTCAAGGAGATTAGATGCTTCCGTTGCTCTCAATCTGGACACCATCAAGCTGACTGCCCGAATGACCCTCTATGCTACAAATGTAAAGAGTCTGGGCATATGGCGGCGGAATGCCAAAATAACAAGAAACTTAGGTTGTTTGGATTTGGAATTCCGGAGCAGGGCTTCTTTGGTTTTGATATTCCTGAGAAAAAAGTGCAGGTGAATATGTTGAATGCTGTTATTCACATTCTTGAGGGGGAACCCACAGAAGAGAAATTGGACAGAGAGCTTAAAAATCTGGTGCAAGCTAACTGGGATTTCAGGGTTAGGAGGATGGACAAACATGATTTTAGTGCCTCCTTTCCGGACAAAAGCTCGCTGGAATCATATGCTAAACTGAGCAGTCTTGAGTTGCCTTTATACAGTTACAGAGTTCAAGTTACCAAAGCCAACTCAGATCTGATGGCTTCATCGGTGCTTCAGTGTGTTTGGATCAAAATTTACAACCTGCCGGACATTGCGCGCGAGGAGGGGATTATAAGAGAAGTAGCAAGCCTAGTGGGTAAGCCAGTGGTGGTCGATGAGCTAAGTATTATCAAGGAGGGACCAGTTAGAGTCAAAGTGGATTGTCGGGACCCCTCTCGAATTAAAGGTTTCATTGAAGTCTTCTTCAACAAAGTGGGATATGAGCTGAAGATTGTGGCTGAGGGAGTTCGTACTCGATCTCCTTACTTGTCAGGGACGAGTGGATCTGGAAAACAAGATGATAAAGATCAAGATAAAGACAGGAACAGACCTGGGAGGAATGATGAGAAAAAAGGGGGGAAATTTGAGAGGAAAGGGAAGGAGTTAGAGAAAAATCAAGATTGTAGTTTTGGAGAATCTCAGGAGGACATGGAGGAAGATGCTGGGGTGGAGGGGACACTGCAAGAGATTTATGATGAGATACCCATTGCGGCGTTTCATCCCACAAAAGGATTCTTTTCATCCGATCTAAAAAAAGTTGAAGATCACACTGATACGGTGAACTCATTTGAAGTCTTGATGCTTAATAAGGAAATAGAACAAAAAATCTTCTCTGATAGTCAACTTTCTGATGTGCTGGATAATGAAGGTTCGGTGGATGATCGGGCCAAGGTGGCTCCAGAGAAATCTCAGATTGAAATGATGAAACAGAGAGTGGATGATCAGACTTTCTGCTCAAACAAAGAGATTAATACAATTACAAACAGTCGGGTCAACAGAAACAGTATTGGGCTGGTTGGTATGAATCATTTTGGGGGAAGAATTAACCTTCAACTTGCTAACCAGGAGAAAAGGGATCAGGATTTGAAGCTCATGCTCGATGACTTTCCAACAGAGGACAATGAGGAAGATTGGCATGGGAACATAATGGAGCAAGTTGAGCTTTATCACACAGAAGAAGATGGTGAACAGGAATGGGAGAAGGCACTAAGcaagaaagggaagaaaaaaAGTAGAAGGAACTTTCCAGTGATAGCTACAAGAGCCAGCTCGAGAATTGCCAGAGATGGAATTCCCATACTTGAGAAAACCACCAAAAGAGCTCGTGAGAAAAATCAGCTACAAGGTACTTCACGTCCAAATCCTTTTCTCATTCTGAATAATGAATCTAATGAAAACCTGTCTACTGTTATGAAAGATATATGCATTGTTCTAGAAAATTATGACAATCAAATAGATTTGTTCAAAGCTGAAGAGCGGGTTAGAGCCACTATAGCTGAAGCTAACTATAACAAATATGTGGATAAAATTAACAGTAAAAATGCCCCTCAAACTAAGGAGGACCTGCAAGAATTAGCCATGGAGGCTATAACAAATAAAGAGAGATTGGAGGCTCCTTTAATTTCCCAGGAAGGCCCAGAGGGGCTGAACctgagaaaaataaaaagaaagggAGACCTGAGAAACAGTCTAAAAAAGGATAAATGA